aattaatactttcaaaaagataaaaaaaaaatctttaaaaaaaaaaaatctaagaagaaaaaaaggtgAGAAAAATTGACTCAATGAGTCATCTTGGGTAAACAGGTGATTCTCAGCAAAACGCGGGTTTAGTAATGCATCAAATTGTACCTGATCCGCTATCCTTTCTTATACATTTGTGCTTGAACCATTTTAATCGTTTTTTTTTAGGTGAAGTTTCAAGCTTAAAACTCTCCAAATATTGATCAAACATTTAAAGATTTCTTTCGATTTCATAGCATCAAAATGATTAAATGCTTTTCCGTTAGAAAAaatgtgaaaaataaaatgatttaAGTTTGTTATCGTCTCGGTATTCCGTTGTGTGTTGAGAATGGTTTATGCCAAGTTGTAACAAATCCATGGACATCTATGGGaatcatgcgcttcattgtgctaaggatatagGCCCCAAGTTTCGGCATGACTTTGTTCGCGATATAGTCATTGATATTTGTTACAAAACTAGTGTGCCTGCGCGCAAGGAAGTTTCTTTGGGTTTTCTGACAGATGATGACAAAGAGTtgaaacctgctgatattcttgtgctcaactgggaaaatggaaaggatgtttgtatggatgtcacaggtgtctcaccCTTCACAGGTGATGGAATTTGTTCCTTCGTCCCCGGAAAAGCCTTAGCCACTGCGGTCTCTCGGAAACACGCTAAGTACTTGAACAAGTGTGTTTCACATGGATTTGGTTTGGGTGTTCTAGCTTTCACTACCCTAGGAGAGTTAGGTGaggatactttatgtttttttaagcgtttgaaaaattgtttagttagtaatgacgctagtagtggtattggtagttttatttttcatagattagacattgctattcaaaaaggtgttggaacccagcttgttgctaggttaccaactaaaAGCTTTGTATAATCTTTAATTAATCCGTTTTTAAGTTTGCTGAGACATGATATATATGTAATGATTAGGCTTAGCCTCCTACGGGGTGGGGAAGATGCTTTCTTGACAGAAGGCTCAAATGCTCCTACACTCAATAATTGTGCTTTTAGTAATGCTTTCTTAGGTTCACTTGGTTATTCACTGTAACACAATTTCTTTTGCTTCGCATACCATGCCAATTTAGACCTAGAATGGGAGTATTTAATACTATTTTTTTTCACCTAAATAAGAATATGAAACAACTTGACcaacattaacaacaacaaaacattacCAGATCGTATAAGATATTTATATGTAAAACATCGAAtgcgttttttttttgatgaaaagggCAAATTAGATTAAAAAATGAAAACTCACAAAGCAGTGAGCTTCAAAGATTGAGCTAACAAGGCTAGCTCATACCAATTACGGCATTCCAATTATAAATGAGAGTTGACAGAGAATAACCCTCAAATAATTTAGTGTGCAAAGACCAATTAAAACATCAAATGCGTTAGCAAGACCACATTCTGTAATATAGCAAAGACAAATGCTATCCCACATGACTTTGCGTGATGGCTTCCCGCAAAAGCGGCTTCTTTACCTTGGATGATCAAATCAACGGTTAGATTCACATTCAGAAAAGGATCCATCACTTTTAGAAAAGGACCCACCATTTTCAAAGCtgttagatctgggttttaacatgatctaacggtaaagaaACCGCTTTTGTGGGAAGCCATCCCGCATAATCGTGTGGGATAGCACTGCTCTATAGCAAATAGCATTAACAATCTAAAACTGTGCCGttattagtgaataaaacgggaTGGAAAAACGTTTTGGGAGGACATTTTTTTAATGTGCAAAATAACGGGGACACAAATATAAGGTGCACCCTAAATTGGGGGCACATCAGTAAATCACCCTTACAACGATACCACCAAGAAGAATAAATAAGAAGAATTTCCATCACGGTGATTCTTCTAGGGTTTATGTGAAAATGGCAGTTCCTTCTAGTTCTCAAGAACAATCTCATAAGTCCCATAGATCTCGTCAAGCTGGTCCTTCAGCTGAGAAAAAGGATCAAACTAAGAAAAGGAAACGGGATGCATCTCAAGAGAAGACTCACAATCCAAAAGTAAGTTTTTCCGTTACTTGCTCAGTTTCTGTAGCTCTATTTTTGAAAgattggttttatttatttatcttcatctttcaattgTAGGCATTTGCATTTAACTCGTCAACTAAGGCAAAGAGATTACAATCACGAGCTACTGAGAAAGAGCAACGCAGACTTCATGTTCCGACTATTGATCGTACTATTGGAGAACCAGCTCCATATGTTATTGTAGTGCATGGACCTCCCGAGGTAAGCTGATGGTTGATTTGATAATTAGGTTAGGTTTGGCAATAGCTGATTAAACCTCCCATGGTTGGGGGATTTTGTGTTGTAGGTTGGGAAGTCCCTGTTGATTAAATCTCTAGTAAAGCATTATACCAAGCATAATCTAAACGAGGTTCGAGGCCCCATTACAATTGTATCAGGTATTTATAGTCTTGAATGACTCAATCTACATTCCCTTGTCGTTTTTAACCAGATGGTAATCGTTTTGTTTGGATGTTCTTGTTAGGTAAACAAAGGCGGTTACAGTTTGTAGAGTGCCCCAATGATATTAATGGGATGATTGATGCGGCAAAGTTTGCTGATGTAGCGTTATTACTAATTGATGGAAGTTATGGGTTTGAGATGGTAAGTTCTAGTAGAGTTCTTAAGGAGGTTTTTGTATGAGTTAACTGCATTCCAGTGTCCATTAATGATGGTTTTGAGAACACAGTTATAACCGCAGTCACTTTCTATGGTTAAAGTTTTAGGTTCGTAGTACTCAGTACCTGTTAGTCATTTTTGATTAACATATCAAGTGTTAATACTGCTATTCACCCATGTTCACCATCTATTACAATTTTTGAGTTCAATCCTTTCCTGAAGTTCTTGAATATCGTTACTAGTTAAGAGCTTACGAAGTTGATATCCCTTTCTCGCTATCAATCTGCTATGGAATTTCATGTATCTGATGTGAAACCCACCCATGTCGATGGTTTACGAGGTTATTGAGCTTCTTCAATAATTGTATTCACACTGCTCGAGCATCTCAATATTATATTTGCCTATTTGGTTAGTAGATGTGTGTTCTTGTTCTCATCGTAACTTTGTTTGAGTACCTGTACTATTCTGTGAATGAAtttcaatatcttgcatgcatGATAACTAGAAATTAAAATGAATAAATGTCTATATGTACAACCTCCACATTTTGTTTTCTTAGCTGACCATGACAGAGACATCTTCCCAATATCAGACATCATCACATCAACTCACGCACCTGTATCATTGTTACACAGATCTCAGCCTTTCTTCATATTAGAAAGAAAGTCATTGTTTGGCGATAAATGttacaatatattttttgtgTTTGTTACTGGAAGTATTTTTCTTCAAGAAGCTAGTTACTAGAGTTTCAGGGTTCAGGACTGAAACCTATACTGGTTACTAGTTAGTAGAGTTTTCTTATACTGGAAAATGCTTTTGTCATTACAGGAAACATTTGAGTTTCTTAATATATTACAAGTTCACGGCTTTCCAAAGGTTATGGGGGTGCTTACACATCTGGACGAGTTCAAAGATGTGAAAAAACTTAGAAAAACCAAGCAGCGCCTCAAGCATCGTTTCTGGACTGAAATCTATGATGGAGCAAAATTGTTTTACTTATCTGGTCTCATCCATGGGAAGTAAGTTTATCTGAAACGGATAATGCAAAGCAGCATTATATAATTCATTTGCTTGTTGTATAACATTTCCAAATAGTGTTAGCCAATTTTAAATTGAAGGGtctcaacaaaagaaaataaaagaaaatggaACACTAAACTCATAGAAAGCTGTTTGTCCATAATGATTACAGGTATGCCAAACGTGAAGTTCATAATCTGGCAAGATTCATATCGGTTATGAAATTTCATCCTTTGTCATGGCGAGCTGCACATCCGTATGTGCTGGTAGATCGTTTTGAAGATGTTACTCCTCCAGAAAGAGTGCACATGGACAAAAAATGCGACAGGAACGTAATTTTGTATGGTTATGTTCGAGGTTGTAATATTAAGAAAGGAACCAAGGTACTTATTTTAGCCAGATTACATAGTTTTTGGTGCTTTTGGAAGTGACCCATGCGATAAGAATGGCCTCTCTCGAGACATTCTTCTTCTGTTTGTTGCTTCAGCATACAAGTATATGGACTGACTCAAGTTCATATTCGCCAGGTGCATATTGCTGGTGTTGGTGATTTCCCACTAGCTGGTGTTACAAGCTTAGCCGATCCTTGCCCTCTACCTTCTGCTGCTAAAAAAAAGGGGTTGCGGGACAAGGAAAGACTCTTTTACGCGCCTATGTCTGGTCTTGGGGATCTTCTATATGACAAGGATGCAGTATACATAGAAATTCCTGATCACGCTGTTCAGTTTTCTAATGTTGATGATGCAAACGGGAAAGCTGTTCGAAAAGGTGATATTTATCTCCATTATCTGTAACCTTATAGCTACTTATCCACACAACGGTAGTATGATTGTTCGAGAGTAGAAGCTTCCATCCTGTTTCTGTCAAGCACGTGTTACGTTAAATCTCCTGTAGTCAGTTTCTTCTGTTTTCAACAATTTTTTGTATGctgaaattcttctgtaccaGGAAATGACCGTGACGTGGGCGAGGAGTTGGTAAAATCACTTCAAGATACTAAATACTCAATTGATGAGAAATTGAAAAACAGTGGTATTTCTGTTTTTAGTGGTAATTCAGAAGATAGACAAGATGACTCCGAGGAAGAAAATGAATCCGATGggtctgatgatgaagatgacgtgGATGACGAAGGCAACACCGACAGAAAGCTTGGAATTGTTGAAAATGAGGATGATGGTTCTGATACAGAAGGCGATGGCTCTTCAGATAAAGATGGGGATGATGATAAGTTACATGAATCAAAACCTAAGGTAGTAGAGCAAACTGAGTTCCACAATGGAAGGGTAAGAAGAAAAGCTATCTCTGGAAGTGCTGTTGATCTGAAGGTAGTCACTGtagttatttttaatattttgccAACTAATGAGATTTTATTATCTATTTATTATCTAGATTCCAAAAAGGCCATAATCTTATCTACTTGAGTCTATTTTGATATGCATATGCTCTACCTTCTATTTCTTTGGTGGTTCCCTGTTGGGTAATTCTTAACATTACCATGGACATAGATATGTTCATATCAACAATCACTTCTTTTATGCAACGCAATAGTATAttttttagttttataaaaaATTGTGAAAGGTTTGCTCAAATTCATTGTCACATCACTGGGCTATTGGCTTTGGGTACTTGTCTTTGTTTCCACCCCCGTACTAGTTCATGGTTCCGTTCTATTTGATATAACAACTCTTCATAgaagtcataatttttttttgtggcaTACcgtctttatttttaattcatgTTAGGATTCTGAGgatgaagatggagatgaagacgaggaggacaACAAAGACGGTGATGGTTGGCAGTCATCTCAAGATTCAGAATTTTCAGATCAGAACGAAGAGGGCCATGCAGAAGATGGTACATTCTAACCTTTCATTTTAAACTAGACAGATAGTAGAAGTGTGAAAATGCCTCAATTTCATGTGAGGAAGAATAGTATATAAAATTCCATCCACTGATGCTTTCTTTTGTGTTTCGATCTTTCGTCTCATCTTACTCATCTCATAGAAGATGATGGGTTGGGAAATGCCTCCAAGTGGAAAGAATCCTTGATAGAGAGAACCATATCAAGGAAAGgtgctaatctcatggaaattgtATATGGGAAAGTTACGGGGAAGTCAACAACCTCCACCGCTGAAGGACATGGTAGTAGTGAAGATGAAGAAAGTGAGCATGGTGAATTCTTTTATCCAAAAGAAGATAAAGCGAAGGTACACTCATATAGTTACTACATACATATTATTCTTTTATTGTCAGCTTATGTAGAAACTAGAGAGTATTTTTTATAGCCACCAATATGAGCTGGGTTGTGACGGACTTTTGGCTACCGAGAGGTGTGATTTTATGTTTTTACTTATCGAACTAAAGCTCACCTCAAATGCAAATTGTTGTTGTTCCTAATGTTGCAGAAATCAAGGGAAGGACTGGAGAGTGATGAGGCTTCTTCTGAGGATTGCTCTAAATTATTATATGGTGGAAAGCTTAAAGACTGGAAACATGGAGAAACGGTTGAAACTATTCGTGACCGCTTTGTCACTGGAGATTGGTCCAAGGCAGCTCGTAGAGGTGAAGCCTCTGATGTGAATGGTGACGATAATGCTTCTCTTGATGGTGAGTTTGAAGATTTA
This DNA window, taken from Papaver somniferum cultivar HN1 chromosome 3, ASM357369v1, whole genome shotgun sequence, encodes the following:
- the LOC113356351 gene encoding ribosome biogenesis protein bms1-like isoform X2, producing the protein MAVPSSSQEQSHKSHRSRQAGPSAEKKDQTKKRKRDASQEKTHNPKAFAFNSSTKAKRLQSRATEKEQRRLHVPTIDRTIGEPAPYVIVVHGPPEVGKSLLIKSLVKHYTKHNLNEVRGPITIVSGKQRRLQFVECPNDINGMIDAAKFADVALLLIDGSYGFEMETFEFLNILQVHGFPKVMGVLTHLDEFKDVKKLRKTKQRLKHRFWTEIYDGAKLFYLSGLIHGKYAKREVHNLARFISVMKFHPLSWRAAHPYVLVDRFEDVTPPERVHMDKKCDRNVILYGYVRGCNIKKGTKVHIAGVGDFPLAGVTSLADPCPLPSAAKKKGLRDKERLFYAPMSGLGDLLYDKDAVYIEIPDHAVQFSNVDDANGKAVRKGNDRDVGEELVKSLQDTKYSIDEKLKNSGISVFSGNSEDRQDDSEEENESDGSDDEDDVDDEGNTDRKLGIVENEDDGSDTEGDGSSDKDGDDDKLHESKPKVVEQTEFHNGRVRRKAISGSAVDLKDSEDEDGDEDEEDNKDGDGWQSSQDSEFSDQNEEGHAEDDDGLGNASKWKESLIERTISRKGANLMEIVYGKVTGKSTTSTAEGHGSSEDEESEHGEFFYPKEDKAKKSREGLESDEASSEDCSKLLYGGKLKDWKHGETVETIRDRFVTGDWSKAARRGEASDVNGDDNASLDGEFEDLETGEKYGSHVEPDVSTDAMDNVDPEAEERRLKKLALRAKFDSREGSESPDEGTESKDGSKFHRPQTNGSEYYEKLKEEVEIRKQRNIDELKDLDELTRLEIEGFRTGTYLRLEVHDVPYEMVQNFDPCHPILVGGISLGEENAGYMQARLKRHRWHRKVLKTRDPIIVSIGWRRYQTTPIYAIEDSNGRHRMLKYTPEHMHCLAMFWGPLAPPNTGVVAVQSVANNQAAFRITATAVVLEFNHATKIVKKIKLVGTPCKIFKKTALIKDMFTSNLEIARFEGAAIRTVSGIRGQVKKAAKEELGNKPQRKGGQAREGIARCTFEDRILMSDIVFLRAWTQVEVPRFFNLLTTALQPRDRVWQGMKTVAELRREHNIPIPVNKDSLYKPIERKPRKFNPTVIPKALQAALPFGSKPKDLRPKKKIPGKLPAVIMEPGERNIRGLVTQLQLLRKEKMTKKKQKENEKRKALETVKAKEELISKKRQREERRGRYREEDKAKKRKTRRNAES
- the LOC113356351 gene encoding ribosome biogenesis protein bms1-like isoform X1 — protein: MAVPSSSQEQSHKSHRSRQAGPSAEKKDQTKKRKRDASQEKTHNPKAFAFNSSTKAKRLQSRATEKEQRRLHVPTIDRTIGEPAPYVIVVHGPPEVGKSLLIKSLVKHYTKHNLNEVRGPITIVSGKQRRLQFVECPNDINGMIDAAKFADVALLLIDGSYGFEMETFEFLNILQVHGFPKVMGVLTHLDEFKDVKKLRKTKQRLKHRFWTEIYDGAKLFYLSGLIHGKYAKREVHNLARFISVMKFHPLSWRAAHPYVLVDRFEDVTPPERVHMDKKCDRNVILYGYVRGCNIKKGTKVHIAGVGDFPLAGVTSLADPCPLPSAAKKKGLRDKERLFYAPMSGLGDLLYDKDAVYIEIPDHAVQFSNVDDANGKAVRKGNDRDVGEELVKSLQDTKYSIDEKLKNSGISVFSGNSEDRQDDSEEENESDGSDDEDDVDDEGNTDRKLGIVENEDDGSDTEGDGSSDKDGDDDKLHESKPKVVEQTEFHNGRVRRKAISGSAVDLKDSEDEDGDEDEEDNKDGDGWQSSQDSEFSDQNEEGHAEDEDDGLGNASKWKESLIERTISRKGANLMEIVYGKVTGKSTTSTAEGHGSSEDEESEHGEFFYPKEDKAKKSREGLESDEASSEDCSKLLYGGKLKDWKHGETVETIRDRFVTGDWSKAARRGEASDVNGDDNASLDGEFEDLETGEKYGSHVEPDVSTDAMDNVDPEAEERRLKKLALRAKFDSREGSESPDEGTESKDGSKFHRPQTNGSEYYEKLKEEVEIRKQRNIDELKDLDELTRLEIEGFRTGTYLRLEVHDVPYEMVQNFDPCHPILVGGISLGEENAGYMQARLKRHRWHRKVLKTRDPIIVSIGWRRYQTTPIYAIEDSNGRHRMLKYTPEHMHCLAMFWGPLAPPNTGVVAVQSVANNQAAFRITATAVVLEFNHATKIVKKIKLVGTPCKIFKKTALIKDMFTSNLEIARFEGAAIRTVSGIRGQVKKAAKEELGNKPQRKGGQAREGIARCTFEDRILMSDIVFLRAWTQVEVPRFFNLLTTALQPRDRVWQGMKTVAELRREHNIPIPVNKDSLYKPIERKPRKFNPTVIPKALQAALPFGSKPKDLRPKKKIPGKLPAVIMEPGERNIRGLVTQLQLLRKEKMTKKKQKENEKRKALETVKAKEELISKKRQREERRGRYREEDKAKKRKTRRNAES